A single genomic interval of Rhizobiales bacterium GAS188 harbors:
- a CDS encoding Methyltransferase domain-containing protein, with amino-acid sequence MTGYDPAERMLGGFSSLDGTVEFYGRINALLQPHIKVLDFGAGRGAWRHEDHSLWRRGLREIGGKVAEYIGADVDEAVLTNPTTSRNLVIRDGTLPLGDEVIDLIICDYVLEHITDVDVFRNEVSRVLKPGGVFCGRTPHALNYVSLVARLVKNAQHANWLRRIQPNRNAEDVFPTAYKCNTVRRLGLIFEGWENFSYVYSSEPQYYFGKKLVYQLLSFFHKLAPSSVTGNLFVFVRKPLAKD; translated from the coding sequence ATGACAGGTTATGATCCCGCCGAGCGCATGCTCGGCGGTTTTTCGAGTCTTGACGGCACAGTCGAGTTTTACGGGCGGATCAACGCGCTCCTTCAACCCCACATCAAGGTACTCGACTTTGGCGCGGGCCGTGGCGCCTGGCGCCATGAGGACCATTCGCTGTGGCGCAGGGGGCTGCGTGAGATCGGCGGCAAGGTTGCCGAATATATCGGTGCCGACGTGGACGAGGCGGTGCTCACAAATCCGACGACGTCCCGCAATCTGGTGATCCGCGACGGAACATTGCCGCTCGGGGATGAGGTGATTGACCTCATCATCTGCGACTATGTCCTCGAACATATAACCGATGTTGACGTCTTTCGGAACGAGGTCTCCAGGGTGCTGAAACCGGGCGGCGTGTTCTGCGGACGGACACCCCACGCTTTGAACTATGTAAGCCTCGTGGCGCGCCTCGTGAAGAATGCCCAACACGCGAATTGGCTGCGACGCATCCAGCCAAACCGCAACGCTGAGGATGTCTTTCCTACTGCCTACAAGTGCAACACCGTTAGACGATTGGGACTTATTTTCGAGGGCTGGGAGAATTTCTCGTACGTTTATTCATCGGAGCCCCAATATTATTTCGGCAAAAAGCTGGTCTATCAACTTTTATCGTTCTTTCACAAACTTGCACCGTCTTCGGTGACGGGTAATTTATTCGTCTTCGTGCGCAAGCCCCTGGCCAAGGACTAG